Below is a genomic region from Salvelinus fontinalis isolate EN_2023a chromosome 2, ASM2944872v1, whole genome shotgun sequence.
GCTCAGTTCAGGACAAGCATGTCTTTGTACAAAAAACAGGTCAGCAGCAGCCATACTAGCATAAGGCTGGCTGCTTCAGAAATGTCATTTAGCATTTTGCAGATCACTGGTAGCCTACATTTGCTTCAGTCAATAACACTGCAATAAATTGCAGCAATAAGTTTTAAGTGATCATATCAGACTTCCTGTCAATTGACACACATGGCGGCAACAAAACCATGACCTAAGATATGATTTTgaactttttgttgttgtactgtaTCGGTTTACAAAACGGTTAAAACTGTACAGCTGAAAAACACGTATAATACAAAGGCCTTCCGTTATTTGATCACAATAACAAGACAGCCTGGCCTGTGTGGGAGTTTCCACACAGGCATAGGGATAGGGAGAAGGGTGTTGAAGGGGTTGGCTATGTGGACACAGGGTGTGGGCCTCAGTGTGTGGCAGCTGCTCAGTCAGATCAGCTGGCTCtgtacacataaacacacaggaGACCGACCGTGCATTTTCTCATCTGGAGCTGCAAAGTTGCTATAGAAACAGTCCTGTTTGATAGGGATGGATCCTGTAATAGCAGCTGCAGCCAGGGAAACAGTACATGAGAGCTTGTTTTAGAGAGTGTGGTCTTTCTCATCCCCATCCCTTTTCCTATTGTTTATTGTCAGTTTGCCATATTTGTGCCTCAGAATAAACAATGGCAAACTGTACCCTGTACTAAAGCCCTGCATCCTGCCAACCAGCATTGTCCATATTAAACACAATGTGCTATTGTACAACAGGCAGTCTACTCTGTCATTGTTCAAAGGGCTTGTAAACAGACACATTCTCCTTTCAAAATGATATCCCGCATCAGAGCACATCTAAATGTAGACACTAAACGTCTAATAGAATCCCAAATAGTAATAACAACGGTAGTAGAACAGTTTACAAAAGCTGTTTCTTTTGGACGATGTTATGAAGACTTTAACTGACTCGATTCATGACTGCCACAGACCTCCTGGCATCCTAAACATTGACTGGGACATTGTGATACACCACACGTCCACAATATTGCCACCAGCCTATGCCTTATTAGCCTGCTGTAGCTAAAACCCCTATGTGCATTTCAATCATGAGGGATGTAATCTGTGGATGTAACATCCCACAAGCACCTTGAGTTTCAACACTGACCTCCATTGTGTGATCTACAAGATACAATTGTTGAGGGCATCATGGGTAATCTGTCTTTAGCGAGGCTGCACCTGTTTCAGAGCTGTTTCACTAACTCAAAGTCACCCTACACATTGTCTGCCTCCATGTATGTGGTCAACTGTCCAACGAGACAAAAGAAAGGAAATTCAAACAGCACGCGTCACGTGATACACAGCTTACATTGCTGTTTTCTGTATCAACAAATCCATCTCACCAACCTCCAACACAAACAGGTCAATGAGCAACCATAGAGTGAGTCAATAATTAACCCAACACAGTCCCTTGTTGTTGTTATACAGCCAGGGATAGATTAATATACAGATGCTGCTTTGTCATGTCAACTTGTTCAAGTGACAGAAGTGTCATTTTAAACCAAAGTCAGAGTGATCTTCATAGCAATACAACCCTTACTGACAACAGCAACAATAACCTACAGCATTTTCAAAAACATTACTTTTAATAGCCTTGGGTGTAACAGAGTTAGTTTCGTAACCTCACTCCCCAGCTTGAAATGTCTCCACATCATGTTACATGTGCATTGGGCCTCTCCTACGCTTGGCCTTTCTGCACTGGTCTGTTTAAGGACACAGTGGGCACATATTGCACCGTAGTTAACCTGACAACCATTTGTCAATGAAAGGGGCTCAACTTAACCTTATGCCACGCCTGACAGCCAACCCCCTAATGTAAACAGACCACGCCAGATGTATTGCCAATGTCACTGCTTCTTATCTCATCTAATGTCTGCCCACATCCTGTTTATTTTCATCAGTTTGAAAATGAAAATAGAAGCAGAATAAGATCACTGGGAAATGGCAGAGCCAGTGGTAGGTTATGAGAGGTAAGGTTCTAGACCCAAATAAGCTGATATCTTATTGCTCATGAAGCCAGATGTTGTTTCGAAAGGAGGAAATCTATAGGTCAAATGGACAATCTATATGACAAATGGTCTCGATTAGACTGTGCTAATGTCCTGTTATACATGTGTCAAGATTTTAACACTGCCATTAAGTTTCAGTAATAATTTTGAATTAAAAGACAGTGTATGTATGTTTTGTATAGTATGTACAGTATCATAAGTGCTGTAGCACTTAAATCATTTTATTTTATAACCTTTTTTTTATTACTAAAACAATGTTCACTTTCGCTCGAACCATCCTCCCCCACAATACACATTTTCAAGGCTTCAATTCAAGAAAAAGAATAGTAGCAGTACAGATCATCCATAACTCACATGACTTCATTTGACGACTATGAGTGTTAGAAACATAGTAGCCTATCACGTCACCGTTCATGTGAAATAACACAGTAAGTAATATGCTACAGTACATGACAAGGCACTATGAACAACGTGGCCAatgtgtgtttatttttgtcaGGCTTGTGTTTCGGTGCAACATGGCGGACACGGACGAGAAGTGCATGAATATAAATATAATCATAGATGTTGCAataatcatcctcatcatcacaatgtaataataataataataatacatcaaTCATTCATTGTTATCAATAATACTGTAGGTTTTCTATACTTACCATTTGATGATGGTGACTGTATGGAATATTGGTTTCTTGAAAAAAGGCACTTAATGCAGTCTattgaaaaataaaatatatgtgtCAGTAAGCACCAGTCCAGTGTGCattagcctattgcagacagaTACAACCTAAATCGATATTATACTATCTCCTGTGAAAATGTTACATTGTGCCATTAGGCTGCTGAATACCATAGTTAGCTACATTTTCATTGCATAATAGCATTACCCTACTGGGGTGTTGTAAAGATAACCAGATTATTTTACAAATTATTGGCATTACTGAATTAATTATATGTATTTAATTCATGACTccgagaaacagacacagactaATCTCTGTAACTGATCTATCTTCCATGCACCAAACTCAGACCATTGTCAAGAAAAGGTTCCCATACCTCGAACTGCCAATGTGCCGCTTGTAGAAGCTGTTTCGCTTGGTCTGCCGCGCATCCAGCAGTCAGGACGAACTGATTTATCATAACTTGGTGCTTTAGATCATCCATATTTGCAGAAGCGGGCTATTCTAAACCCTTCCTTTGGGTTGGTGCTCAGTCCTTGAGGTTATTCTCCCTTGCACTAGCCTTTCCTCTCATCGACCATGGAGACAGCACAGTCCGCAGTGAAAACCCAAATATTTACTGTATGAACTATGTTCAATGTCCTTTGATCGGCAGCACGAGAGCGCAAATCAGAGCGATGGGGAGTGGTGACAGAAAGAACTACAAGTCCCTAACACCATGTAGTTTGATGTATCACACATCAGAAGGCTTTTTGGCTTGAAACTTGTGTTTATTTTCTTTAGCGGACATCCAGTTATCCTTGGTTCTATCGTTATTCTTGACAGGTACACAATTGGATATATAAGTGGCTGTGTAATACCGAGGAAAGTCTAAAACTTGTTACAAAACGGTCCCTTGGACGATAAATACACTAGCGTAGGGGCTAGTAACGTTAGTAGTTAGCTAATTCtgtagctaattagctagctagcaacaacaAGGAAAGATGGGGTCGATTCTTAGCCGGAGAATCGCTGGCGTTGAGGATATTGATATCCAGGCGAATTCTGCATACAGATTTCCACCGAAATCGGGTAAATATAGCTATTGATTTGGATTGAAACGCTAAAACTCGagctatagctaacgttagctaaactgATATCATCAGCTCCCAACATTATAGGCCTAACGTTACATGTGAACGCTATTAATGGTTAATTGTATGATATTCAGTCGTGGTGAGATGTTTATTTGATGGGGCAGAGTTGTGCATCGGTGCCCTGATCTTGTCCTGATTAAAGATAGGCCTTCCATTATGATTTTATCCTGGTTCTAATCCAGTCACATACTTCTATTTTCTTTTAAGGGAATTACTTTGCCAGCCATTTTTTCATGGGAGGGGAGAAATTTGACACCCCCCATCCAGAGGGTTACCTATTTGGAGAAAACATGGATCTGAACTTCCTTGGAAATAGGCCTGTACAAGTAAGGACAAACAAGTTCGCTATACAATGGCAAAGGTTCTTAGCTATGTTAAGTTTTTCATCTTGCAAGCTGCTGACAGATAAGTAACATGTACAGCATATTAGTTGAAGTGGAAGTTCAGGAGTAGTCCTTGATTCACATCCCCCAGGCTATTGATTAGGCTAAAGCATTTGAAGTTTATCTGCATTTGGCTGTTCTTTTCTTAGACTAGTTGTCGTGTCTCACCTTTGCTTAGTTTCCGTACGTGACCCCGGCACCCCATGAGCCTGTGAAGACCCTGAGAAGTCTGGTCAATATCAGAAAGGACTCCCTGCGCTTGGTCAGGTGAGGAAAAACACCATCATATTCTACAGCAAGTAGTCTTCAGACTAACCTTTCCTCATTTATTTTTCTTAGTGGTTTTCATTTTCAAGTGATTCAGGGTCAAGAATCCTGGCTGATTGAGCttagcttaacctgtctaggactggttcgccaacagccaatgaaattgcagggcgccaaattaaatcaacataaatctcataaatcaattttctcaaacatacaagtattagacaccattttaaagacaaaattctcgttaatccaaccacagtgtccgatttcaaaaaagcttttcggtgaacgcagaacatatcattatgttaggtcagcaactagtcacagaaagcatacagcgattttccaaccaaagagaggagtcacaaaaagcagaaatattgataaaatgaatcactaacctttgatattcttcatcaatgacactcccgggacaacatgttacacaatacatgtatgttttgttcgatcaagttcatatttatatccaaaaacctcagtttacatttggctttgcctccaaaacatcccgtgaatttgcacagagccacatcaaatcacagaaatgctcataataaacattaataaaagatacaagtgttattcacagatttaaagatatacttctccttaatgcaaccgctgtgtcagatttcaaaaaaactttacggaaaaagcaccccatgcaataatctgagtacagcgctcagggacaaaaacaagccaaacagatatctgccatgtgtagtcaacagaagtcggaaatagcattataaatattcacttacctttgatgatcttcatcagaatccactcccaggaatcccagttccacaataaatgtttgatttgttcgataaagttcataatttatgtccaaatggctcctttttgttcgcgccttgagttcacaaatccaaattcatgacgcacgagcagacaaagtcaaaagtttcgttacagtccgtagaaacatgtcaaacgatgtatagaatcaatctttaggatgtttttatcataaatcttcaataatgttccaaccagagaattccattgtctgtagaaatgcaatggaactcaagctaactctcacgtgaacgcacatggtcagctcgtggctctctgtcagacctctgactcaatcgcCTCactcggccccacttcacagtagaagcatcagacaaggttctatagactgttgacatctaggggaagccttaggaagtgcaacatgacccatatcccactgtatcttcaatacggaaggagttgaaaaacgaccaaactctgatttcccacttcctggttggatgttttctcaggtttttgcctgccatatgagttctgttatactcacagacatcattcaaacagttttagaaacttcagagtgttttctatccaaatttactaataatatgcatatattagcaacttggactgagtagctggcagtttactctgggcacgcttttcatccaaacgtgaaattGCTGCCCTCTATCCATAACAAGTTAACATCTAATCACTGTACTTGTTTAGGCTTACGTTTCGTTTGATATTGACATGCTTTCATAAGTGTGGTGCATGagcgatttttttgttgttgttgttaactTAATCATAGCTTCGGTTTCAAAGTTATGTCATTTTGAAATTGGCCACTTGAAAAAGCTAGCTTAACATTGTTTTGTTTATCTGCTTGACTACTAGGTACAAAGATGACACTGATGCTCCAGTAGATGAAGGAGGGAAGCCAAAGGTTCTGTATGGTGTGGAGTTCACATTTGACGCTGATGCTCGTGTGGCTATCACCCTGTATTGCCAAGCTTTTGAGGAATTCACCAATGGGATGGCAATGTATGTAAGAGTCTGATTCAGAAACCTTTTCATTTACATCATAGACTATGCTTAGCATCAATATGCTATTGAAGTCATTCACTAATTAGAAATACATATTTTATTCCACAGTCTCTTGCTCCCAAATATCTAACTAAATACAATCCAGCATTTTACATTTCTCATTTGAAATGAAATCCATGCCTTTTATCCGTTTCTGAAGATGTGCAGTGAAATTGATTTATTCACTTTAAAGACACATTGTATAAGAACATCTCATGATAGTGGCCAATATGGCCAATGTACAGCATAGCACGCCAGTCTCCAAAAAGCAGACTGGGAGATATACAATGGGTCCTTAGCAACCACCTGTTTCCATGGATACGCATGTCATCTGAAGAGGgaattaatataatagtttatgCTGAGGTCATTATGTGAGTGGATGGATGTGTTATTCTGCTTATTTTGCATGTTTTTTATTGAGATTTTCCATTGACAAATTTAAGAGGGACATTTCAGGAATTGATTTTAGTTAGGCCTAATGCTGTTTTTCATTATTTGTGATCGAAGAAAGAGCTTTCAACAAGAGATCTGAAAAAGAACATCTTATATTTCCAGTATACTAAATTAACTTTGATAGTTTTGTATTGATAAGATATTGACATCACTGTTTCTGTTCTGTGTAGGTACAACCCAAAGGGCCCAGCCCTGGTTTCTGAGACTGTACACTATAAGAGGGGTGTGAGCCAACATTTCTCCCTGCCTTCTTTCAAAATCGATTTCACCGACTGGAAGGAGGAGGATGTGAGTATATCTGGGCAGCAGCACTCAATCCTGTGGAGTGATGTCACCAGCTGACCGTTGATAAACTCATCTGTTGTCACCATTTATTTTATCTTTACAGCTGAACTTTGAGCTGGACCGGGGTGTTTTCCCCATGGTGATCCAAGCTGTGGTGGATGAAGGGGATGGTAGGTGGTCCAAACGGTTGACGCTGATGTTAATGTTCTTCGCTCCATATATATTTCAAGGCTGACCTAATAACGAACTTAGTTGGCAACTGTCTCTCCGCTGTACCACAATAGCAGGTGCTAGATTAGACATTCTGTATGCACAGAGTACAGTAATCCCTTATGAATTAGTGTTTGTCCTTTTCCAGATTGCTTGGGACATGCACATGTGCTGCTGGCAGCCTTTGAGAGAGTAAGTAACTCATTATGATGATTCAGTAGAAGAGGACAGTGTTTGATTTTGACTCAAATTTGCATCCCGCGTCTGATGTCATGAAGTTCTGTTTTAAACACATTATGAAATatgtgaagtaaatacaatttcTTCCTTTCAAGCATGTGGATGGCAGTTTCTCCGTCAAGCCTCTGAAGCAGAAGCAAATTGTAAGTTCACACAAGTTAATCCATGTCTTCTCTATTATATTAGTagattattcaaaataaaaaatgccTGAATAACAGAAACATGTTCATTTACAACACGTACATTTGTTAGCATGTGTGCTTACTTCTTCTTTATCTCCTATGGGACATAAGGCTACAATGTGTTCCTCCCATCATTCTCTGTCCTTGGCCACGTGTTGTTACCATGTGTGCTCTCTGTTATAGGTGGATCGTGTGAGCTACCTGCTGCAGGAGATCTATGGAATTGAAAACAAAAACAACCAAGAGACCAAGGTTGTTATTCTAGAACTCACCTGGAACACTTTTTGTAGATGCATACAGTAGATTTATTTAACATGAATTTACAAAGGCTGTTGGAAAGCAGCACATTTTTACATTATAGAGGTGTAACCACACCTGAATCTTTCAGAAATGTAAACCAGAAATGTGGCTCATTATGCTGTAGGTTTTCAGACCGTTGGTTAGTCTATTTCTTTGTACATGTTCATCACtcaaacaaatgtttttttggtTCTCTGCAGCCGTCGGAGGATGAGAACAGTGACAACAGCAATGAGTGTGTTGTTTGTCTGTCAGATCTCCGAGACACCATCATCCTGCCCTGCAGACACCTGTGTCTCTGCAACTCCTGTGCTGACACCCTGCGTTACCAGGCCAACAACTGTCCTATCTGCAGACTGCGTAAGGAGCGACGCTAGTTTGTTTCAGATAGGCTTCCAACTGGGATGCCTTAGCTAATAGGAAATAGACCTGCCAGGCTGCCATGTCTCAGAGCTCAGCGAGAGAGACACCTAATAGACGTAGAGATGAATGCCCTGTGGGGACTGAGCTGATTTAAGGAAAATGCTGTGAAGTTGACATTTTAGTGACGATCCAGTCACAtttgacagtgtgtagtgtaacCAGTGTttggtctctttctctccccagcctTCCGAGCCTTGCTGCAGATCAGAGCTGTGAGGAAGAAGCCTGGGCCGCTGTCCCCTGTCTCTTTCAGCCCTGTACTGGCTCAGACCATGGACCATGATGAGCACTCGGTACGGCGCACACGACCCAGGCATTTGTTGTTAATACACACATGACATCATTGGTGTCAAGGATTGTTTCTTATTCAACTTGTATTTAACGAAACTCAACTCCATCACTATGCAATTACAAAGCCTTTAATAAATGACTGTGAATGACTAGTGAAGATATGAGCAGTCTTTCTGTGTGTGCGTCTCTCCAGAGCTCAGACTCGGTTCCCCCAGGCTTTGAGCCCATCTCTCTGCTGGAGGCCCTGAACGGCCTACACTCTGTgtccccctccatcccccccGCCCCCCTCTATGATGATATTAACTTCTCTGGGAGCCTGGTCGGGGAGGGCCGTCCGCTGGGCTCCCCAGAACACTCCGGTGACGGTGGCCTGCAGAAGGGCAAAGTCAGCAAGTCACCTGACAGGTAATCCTGGGACACAAGGGTAGTAACAAGCCCAGTTCACTTTCTCCTCCATCTGAGATGGACCATCTCCCTGAAGTGTACACTACACCCCCCCCTCATGGATTTAAAAAGAATGGACAGGTGAAAGGGAAGATGGTGGAACCTCCCTCCAGCGAATATTTAAACCAATCCAAAGCTTTGAAATCTTTTGAGGTAGGGTGAACTTTAGGAAGAAGGGGGAGAAACTGAAGTGGGCTAAAGTGTCCCAGTGCTGCTCTCTACAGTCCATCTGCCTGCTACTGTAATTTTTCACACCATTACCATTTGTTTTGAACAGTCTCTAACTTGGAGCAAATGCAATTTTGAATTATTCAGTTTTAGTATTGAGTTAATAGCCCTGACATATTAACTGCCCTGGATGGATTTGCTTGTTGACATTGGGTTTGACTCTGGATTGATTGCTCATCAGTTTGTGTAACGGCTGGCCCAGGGTCAGAATAAAGAGTGTCCGTATGTTGTGGTGAGCTGCTGCTAGAGGTCTTCTCCTGTATCCAGCACTGTGCTACAAACTGATTAGACGGCATGTCCTTGGCAATCCATCCAGTTGACATTGCTGAGCCTTGCCAACCTGCAGAAAAATAATTACTAGGACAACAGTACAGAGTGCAGTCTGTTTATTATAAAGCTTCACGTCGgttgtaaatgtttttttgtttatcAATGTCACCTCATTGTAAGTGTTTGACCCCCGCAGCACCCTGAGGTCGCCCTCATCACCCATccaagaggaggatgaggagaagctGTCTGAAATGTCGGACACCCAGCCTCACACACTGCTCTCCAGCAGCCCTGCTCCCACCGAGGCCACTGCAGCCGAAGATGTACCGGAGTCCATCTCCCCAGATGATGGTGAGTTCTGTCATGCTCTGAATGCACGTAGTTAGCGGTCCAGTCTACATCAAGTTTGGGTAGGTGACCCCTCCAAATAATGGCTTGAATTACCATTGCAAACCAGTGTAAGGACATTTAGGTCTTGTTGCATGTTGTGACcttgtctctccctcctgtcGTGGGTGgtccagaggacaggctgcactctggaggagagagacagatccTTCAGGACTACAGCAGTGAACACAGCAGCCTGACCAAAACAGAGAGTGACCCGCCGGGGGACTTGTCTCTGCCAGGTAAGCTAATAATAACACAAGGCCCAGGCCCGTGCGTATCTGTGCACGTGTGCATGATTGTGTATGTTTGTCTGGATATTAAAGATATTCTCTGGTTCTTTTGTATATTCTTTAggcagtagttctgaaagtagcgccCAAGAGCCAAAAGTGTCCCCAGAAAATTGCGTACTATGTCACATATGTACAGATATgtgcaccatgtctctctctctcgctctactgtgTGCGTGTTCCTAGCTGTCACTCCCTTGGCAGGCTGAAGATCATTGGCTGAAACTTTAATTGCTAGGAGGCTGGCCCACGTGGGGGTCAATGGAGGGAAAATGGCActgcacagcttccagaaaacagGGATTTCTTGGCTagttctgctcatagattatgcatgaaCTACACATTAACACATCAGAAAcgggaggtttaaaaaaaaatacttactAGTTGCCAAAGTACCAGAGCATGTCTTTAATGCTCAAACCAATTGTAAACATACATTTTTCATTGCACGTATAACACCTTTTGGCTCTTTTTCTCTTTATTCTCCCGGGCTTTCAGTCCCCCAGCTTTGCATCTAACCCGTGTGCTGTTTGTTCTTCTCTGTTTCCTTACTCCCTGCCCTGTCCCTTTACCTGGCCTTGCTATGGCCAGCTCTAGGTCCTGATGCCTGCTCTATTGGTATGGACGAATAAATGTGGTATGTAGGACTTCTCTGTCCTGTCTTCACCTATCTGTTTTTCTGTTACGTTGCTTCAGAGAAACCGATCCCTCGCAATCTGTCAGATTCAGGACAGTTGGTTAATAATCTGCTGCAGGTTGtaactctgtttatcatgcaaatTGACAGCAAGTTTGTATTGATAAGTATGCAACTGTTTAGATTTATTTCACCGGAGTAAGAGATCCTCTTGTTTAATTGGATCATGCTCCTTGTGTCCACAGGGTCATCAGAGTCAACAGAGAGCCTGAAGAGTCAGAGTACCAACTGCTCCAGCCAGCCCCTCCTGTGTCCCCCCAGCAGCCTTCACATGGAGGATGAGCAACTTGACCCCTAACCTCTGGGCCCAACGGTTCTCCCTCTCTGGCTGAGTCCCAATTCACTTTCTCGCATGGATTTAACAATGGTGGAAACTCCCTCCAGTCAATAattacaccaatccaatgcttttaaatccaTGACGGGGAGTGTGAAAGTGCACATTTAGACTGAAGGATGAAACATTGGGATTTAGCCATGGTCTCCTCCCAAGCCCATCCCTCCCCCATGATCCAGTCCCCTTGGGCCTTGTAGAAGACCACTCTCCTACTTTGGTCACCGATTCATGCCATAACTGGCATTGATTCAAAATTTGGTTGTGGTGGTCACTGCAAGGATTTACTAAAACCATACTATACCTTAACTAAAAAAACAACAAGTCCTTCATTAGATtgctttacatacagttgaagtcggaagtttacatacaccttggccaaatacatttaaacacatttttttcacaatttctgacatttaatcccagtaaaaattccctgttttaggtcagttaggatcaccactttattttgagaatgtgaaatgtcagaataatagtagagcgatttatttcagcttttatttctttcatcacattcccagtgggtcagaagtttacatacacttaattagcatttggtagcattgccttttaaattgtttaacttgtttaactcaaacgttttgggtagccttccacaagcttcccacaataagttgggtgaattttggcccattcctcctgacagagctggtgtaactgagtcagtttgttggcatccttgctcgcacacgctttttcagttctgcctacagattttctatagcattgaggtcagagctttgtggtggccactccaataccttgtctttgttgtccttaagccattttgccacgactttggaagtatgcttggggtcattatccatttggaagacccatttgcgaccaagctttaacttcctgactgatgtcttgagatgttgcttcaaaatatccacataattttcctccctcatgatgccatctattttgtgaagtgcaccagtccctcttgcaacaaagcacccccacacatgatgctgtcaccccatgcttcatggttgggatggtgttctttggcttgcaagcctccacctttttcctccaaacataacgatggtcattatggccatttctccaaaaagtatgatctttgtccccatgtgcagttgcaaactgtagtctggcttttttatggcggttttggagcagtggcttcttccttgctgaacggcctttcaggttatgtcgattattGGACTCACTTTACTGTGGAAATGGATATTTTTgtagctgtttcctccagcatcttcacaaggtcttttgctgttgttctgggattgatttgcacttttcgcaccaaattatgttcatctctaggagacagaacgcgtctccttcctgagcggtatgacgactgcgtggtcccatggtgtttgttcttgcgtactattgtttgtacagatgaacatggtaccttcaggcgtttggaaattgttcccaaggatgaaccagacttgtggaggtctacaattctttttctgaggtcttggctgatttcttttgattttcccatgatgtcaagcaaagagccactgagtttgaagg
It encodes:
- the LOC129830628 gene encoding probable E3 ubiquitin-protein ligase MGRN1 isoform X1, which encodes MGSILSRRIAGVEDIDIQANSAYRFPPKSGNYFASHFFMGGEKFDTPHPEGYLFGENMDLNFLGNRPVQFPYVTPAPHEPVKTLRSLVNIRKDSLRLVRYKDDTDAPVDEGGKPKVLYGVEFTFDADARVAITLYCQAFEEFTNGMAMYNPKGPALVSETVHYKRGVSQHFSLPSFKIDFTDWKEEDLNFELDRGVFPMVIQAVVDEGDDCLGHAHVLLAAFERHVDGSFSVKPLKQKQIVDRVSYLLQEIYGIENKNNQETKPSEDENSDNSNECVVCLSDLRDTIILPCRHLCLCNSCADTLRYQANNCPICRLPFRALLQIRAVRKKPGPLSPVSFSPVLAQTMDHDEHSSSDSVPPGFEPISLLEALNGLHSVSPSIPPAPLYDDINFSGSLVGEGRPLGSPEHSGDGGLQKGKVSKSPDSTLRSPSSPIQEEDEEKLSEMSDTQPHTLLSSSPAPTEATAAEDVPESISPDDEDRLHSGGERQILQDYSSEHSSLTKTESDPPGDLSLPGSSESTESLKSQSTNCSSQPLLCPPSSLHMEDEQLDP
- the LOC129830628 gene encoding E3 ubiquitin-protein ligase MGRN1-like isoform X2, whose product is MGSILSRRIAGVEDIDIQANSAYRFPPKSGNYFASHFFMGGEKFDTPHPEGYLFGENMDLNFLGNRPVQFPYVTPAPHEPVKTLRSLVNIRKDSLRLVRYKDDTDAPVDEGGKPKVLYGVEFTFDADARVAITLYCQAFEEFTNGMAMYNPKGPALVSETVHYKRGVSQHFSLPSFKIDFTDWKEEDLNFELDRGVFPMVIQAVVDEGDDCLGHAHVLLAAFERHVDGSFSVKPLKQKQIVDRVSYLLQEIYGIENKNNQETKPSEDENSDNSNECVVCLSDLRDTIILPCRHLCLCNSCADTLRYQANNCPICRLPFRALLQIRAVRKKPGPLSPVSFSPVLAQTMDHDEHSSSDSVPPGFEPISLLEALNGLHSVSPSIPPAPLYDDINFSGSLVGEGRPLGSPEHSGDGGLQKGKVSKSPDSTLRSPSSPIQEEDEEKLSEMSDTQPHTLLSSSPAPTEATAAEDVPESISPDDEDRLHSGGERQILQDYSSEHSSLTKTESDPPGDLSLPALGPDACSIGMDE
- the LOC129830628 gene encoding probable E3 ubiquitin-protein ligase MGRN1 isoform X3 yields the protein MGGEKFDTPHPEGYLFGENMDLNFLGNRPVQFPYVTPAPHEPVKTLRSLVNIRKDSLRLVRYKDDTDAPVDEGGKPKVLYGVEFTFDADARVAITLYCQAFEEFTNGMAMYNPKGPALVSETVHYKRGVSQHFSLPSFKIDFTDWKEEDLNFELDRGVFPMVIQAVVDEGDDCLGHAHVLLAAFERHVDGSFSVKPLKQKQIVDRVSYLLQEIYGIENKNNQETKPSEDENSDNSNECVVCLSDLRDTIILPCRHLCLCNSCADTLRYQANNCPICRLPFRALLQIRAVRKKPGPLSPVSFSPVLAQTMDHDEHSSSDSVPPGFEPISLLEALNGLHSVSPSIPPAPLYDDINFSGSLVGEGRPLGSPEHSGDGGLQKGKVSKSPDSTLRSPSSPIQEEDEEKLSEMSDTQPHTLLSSSPAPTEATAAEDVPESISPDDEDRLHSGGERQILQDYSSEHSSLTKTESDPPGDLSLPGSSESTESLKSQSTNCSSQPLLCPPSSLHMEDEQLDP